TCTACAGCATCCTCTGCCTTCCGCAGTGGGGATTCAGACCTTGTGGAATCAATTTCATCACGCTGTGATAAATTATTTTCGATCACATTAAGTTCCTCAATGATGCCCTTTTCTGCTAATTCACTCTGGCGCCGCTCAGCCCGAATCCTGGTATCGGCTGTCATAAATACCTTGAGTTCAGCACCCGGAAACACCACCGTACCAATATCCCTTCCGTCCATCACGATCCCTTTGCCCTTTCCTATTTTCTGTTGCTGGGCCACCATGGCATGTCTCACCACTGCGATAGTGCTTACCGCACTCACATGCTCATTGACCCGCATGGTGCGAATTTCATTTGATACGTCCAGACCATTCAGCAACACATGACCTTCCTCAAAGCGAATATCCAGTGTGTCCAAAGCATGCTCAACCTGGCTCGCGTCATCCAAAGAAACGTCTTGTTCCAGAAAATAGAGAGTGGTGGCCCTGTACATCGCTCCACTATCTATATAGGTATAGCCCAGCTCACCGGCTACTTTTTTAGCGGTAGAGCTTTTTCCTGTACCCGAAAAGCCATCTATGGCAATGGTAATCTTATGCATCAACAGTCTTTGATTGGGCAAGGTATCGGTTTCCCTTTCTTGATTTGTCTGCTTTTATCTATCGAGTTTGAGGGGCCTTTTCGGCACCCTCCCACGATCAAAAGCAAGGCAATAGAAATCATTAGTGATATGGAACGGAGGTGTCGCATCAGATGCTGGCAGTCTCTACTCCCGAATCTATCTTCCTGATCAATCCTTGTAGCACTTTTCCAGGACCACATTCCACAAATGACGTGGCTCCGTCTGCGATCATGGCATTCACACTCTGTGTCCACCTAACTGGTGCAGTAAGCTGAGAAACCAGATTGGACTTGATCTCCATAATGTCAATATGCCCCTTGGCATCCACATTTTGATAAACAGGACACTTGGGTGCGCCAAAAGTCGTGGCTTCAATGGCCGCCGCCAGTTCTTCACGTGCAGGTTCCATCAAAGGCGAATGGAAGGCACCCCCTACCGGCAATATCAACGCTCTTTTTGCGCCAGCGGCTTTCAGTTGCTCGCAAGCTATTTCCACACCCTTGATGGAGCCTGAGATAACCAGCTGACCCGGGCAATTGTAATTGGCTGCAACGACCACCTCATCGATGCCTGCACAAATCTCTTCTACTACCTCGTCAGCCAACCCCAAAACTGCGGCCATCGTGGACTCCTGCAGCTCACAGGCCTTTTGCATTGCCATTGCTCGCTTAGACACCAATGTGAGTCCGTCCTCAAAACTCAGCGCACCATTGGCCACAAGTGCTGAAAACTCCCCGAGGGAATGACCGGCCACCATATCTGGCTCGAAGGCATCGGAAATCAAAGCGGTAACCACACTGTGTAAAAAAATGGCCGGTTGTGTCACTTTGGTCTGCTTGAGCTCATCGGCCGTACCCTCAAACATGATCGTTGAAAGTTTGAAACCTAAAACATCATCAGCCTGATCAAAGAGTTGCTTAGCCTTAGGGCTGCTATCGTACAAATCCTTCCCCATACCAGGAAACTGTGCTCCCTGCCCAGGGAATACAAATGACTTCATATGTTACGTTTTGAGTTGATTGGTTATTTAAGCGGGCAAAGCTACGAAACATCAGTAAGAATCGAGAAATCTTTCCTTCAAATCGGGCGTAGGCACCCGGCATGTTTCCCGCTTTCCAAACCACCGGTAGCGGTTTTTGGCAATCCAGTCATAAATGAAATCTCTGATAAACTTCGGAATGATTTTAAAAACCAGGAGCAGACGCCATGGACCTCCCAAAAGCATCCCTATCTCCAGCGCTGCACCACTTTTGTGGTATAATCGACCCTTTTTCAGTAGAAGTATGCTCTGAAGCAAAGATGGATCCACCTGATATTGGTCCAATTTCCCTTTGGCAAAGTCAGACTGAAGCGAAGCAAAATGAAATTGTTTGTCCGTATCCCGGTCTATTACAAAATTCACTGCGGAATTACAGAGATTACACACCCCGTCAAAAAAGATAATGGGAGTATCTGCTACTTCAGAATTTGCAACCAACCGTTCAACGTCCATTTGGTGTCTTTAGGGTTTAGCACATCCACAGTGACTTCAGCTACATAATAGTAAACCCCTGCGGGGAGCTCCTGTCCCCATTTGTTCTTTCCATCCCAATTAATGTAAATCCCTTCCGGGTTTTCAAATGAATTGTAGACATACAGCTCCGATCCCGATCGGTCAAAAACCCTGAAATCTACCTGAAGGACAAACCTGGGACAATCCGCATCGTTGAAACTGGCAATGTTGAGTCCTTTTTTATAAAGTGGACTGAAAACATCATTGATGCCATCATTATTGGGAGTGAAAACATTCGGCAGTTTATAGACCGGACAGTTGTCATTGCAGATTTCCTCTGTCAGCTCACTCTCATTACCAGACCTGTCTACAGCTGAGATCCTGTAGCAACCCTTCAGAGAGGTAAGATCCGTATGATCAAACCGTGTATCCGACGGGGTAGCAATGATTGAATAGTCTTCTTCGCGACCACTCGGCGTGAAGTACACATTGTAGAAGGAGATATCATCATCACAATCCGGATTTTCGTCAGATGTCCAGCTCAGACTCTGAGTATAGTTATTAGAACCACAAGGTTGACTGGCCAACATACTCGCACAATCCATTTGATCGGCAATGGTCACCACCGGAGGTGAACAAGGTGGAATGGTATCGTTGGGCTGGCCACATCCTATTTGGGAGCGATTGATCAAGGGTTCTGGAAGCAAAGGATTGAAGTAAGAGCCCTGAGCAGTCACCGCATAGCAGTATTCTATGTCTTCATCCAGCACCTCTCCATTAAAATCACCATTGTCCAGGTAGTAAAAACCTTCAGATGTAACATCCACAGAATCTATCAGCACCATTTGATCCAGATCCGTACTCACTACCTGATCCCTATAGATATAATGGTATGGATAATCCTGAACAGTATTGGACCAGGGTACCGATGCTGCCCAATTGAGCTCAATTGACTTCAACAAAGGCCTCAGGGCCAACCGCACGCTACTGGCTGTGGCTGATGAGTCCACCAGCACACCCCCGGCATCATAAAAGCGTACAAAATAATGGTAAGCATTTGCGAATGTATTGAGGCCAATATCGGTAAACACCGTATCGGTAATACCTGATGCTATTAGCTGATAAGGTTTGGTAGCGGAGGGATTCAAACCCTCCGCACGGAAAATATCATATTTATAGTCAGGAGGGTACAGTATCTGGTCTATCTGATACGGCGGAGCCCAGCGGACCAAAATCCTTCCATCCGTTTCACTGGTAGTGAGCACGTCCACATTGGTGATGGCTGGTGCATCGATGACGATGCTATCGCATACTTCCTCAGACACATAGCTCTCACCACCACCCGGCAAAGGGAAAGTAGCGACTAACCTGTAGCAATATTTCGCGCCGGGAGCCAGACCTTTCCCATCGTTGTTATCCAGGTATTCTGTGATCGGATTTTGAGTGTCGGGATCCAGCATGGGGATTTCATCGATCAGTCTGTAGCCCGAATTAGCAGGCATCCCTACATTACACTCGTCAGCCTCTATTTCAAACTCCCCCACTCTCCTCCATATCTGCATAGATTCGGCATTCACACAATTATATTTATCCCACTTCAGCCTGATGGATTTTCCTGTTTGAAGACTCGACTCCAGGCCTTTCGGAGAAGGCCCCACCACAGTGATCAATAGGGTTTCAAAATTCACTAATCTAGGCCCTACATCTGGGTTATCGGTGACCTTGAACTGCACCTCATAGGGTCGCACGCGCACATGGCCACATTCTGTTTCCCACTCAAACGATAAAAAACCTGGGGGGCCCTGAAAGGTGGCAGGATCCGGCTTGTAAGTGGCTGAACTACCATTCACTTCAAAAGGACCTCCATAGGCCTCAAGCTTCACCTGCTGTCCATCAGGATCAGTACCCTGAATAATCTCGCTGACAGTCTCTCCAGCTTCTACGCACAAATCCTCCGGCACTTCCAGTTCCGGGCGTTCATTATCTGTTTTCTTCACTATGATTTGCATATCTCGGGTCACATACCCAAGCTTAAACCACTGCCCCGCCACTTGCCGCCACTCTTCAATGACAAAGGCCACA
The sequence above is drawn from the Marinoscillum sp. 108 genome and encodes:
- the cmk gene encoding (d)CMP kinase; translation: MHKITIAIDGFSGTGKSSTAKKVAGELGYTYIDSGAMYRATTLYFLEQDVSLDDASQVEHALDTLDIRFEEGHVLLNGLDVSNEIRTMRVNEHVSAVSTIAVVRHAMVAQQQKIGKGKGIVMDGRDIGTVVFPGAELKVFMTADTRIRAERRQSELAEKGIIEELNVIENNLSQRDEIDSTRSESPLRKAEDAVEIDTSNLTFADQVHKIVSLAKEKIHAS
- the fabD gene encoding ACP S-malonyltransferase, with the translated sequence MKSFVFPGQGAQFPGMGKDLYDSSPKAKQLFDQADDVLGFKLSTIMFEGTADELKQTKVTQPAIFLHSVVTALISDAFEPDMVAGHSLGEFSALVANGALSFEDGLTLVSKRAMAMQKACELQESTMAAVLGLADEVVEEICAGIDEVVVAANYNCPGQLVISGSIKGVEIACEQLKAAGAKRALILPVGGAFHSPLMEPAREELAAAIEATTFGAPKCPVYQNVDAKGHIDIMEIKSNLVSQLTAPVRWTQSVNAMIADGATSFVECGPGKVLQGLIRKIDSGVETASI
- a CDS encoding thiol-disulfide oxidoreductase DCC family protein, which codes for MDVERLVANSEVADTPIIFFDGVCNLCNSAVNFVIDRDTDKQFHFASLQSDFAKGKLDQYQVDPSLLQSILLLKKGRLYHKSGAALEIGMLLGGPWRLLLVFKIIPKFIRDFIYDWIAKNRYRWFGKRETCRVPTPDLKERFLDSY
- a CDS encoding gliding motility-associated C-terminal domain-containing protein, with the protein product MKNSTVNPFVIKIACWLILLGLSISSAYATHIRAGEITAKRINNLTLTYEFTFTGYRDSGSVIHFGDGIFRFGDSEIQERGFNIVETPIDNEIEMVQFKVVHTYQAANSYVVSYEEKFRNEGIINMDNSVNTTFYVESMIVIDPFFGLNNTPVLLVPPIDFAAVGAKFIHNPGAFDPDGDSLSYKFVIPKQARGAEVNNYRVMNAPEFYTIPNQGNEALNDFAKLTMDPVRGDLEWDAPGDVLNQGDVAEYNVAFVIEEWRQVAGQWFKLGYVTRDMQIIVKKTDNERPELEVPEDLCVEAGETVSEIIQGTDPDGQQVKLEAYGGPFEVNGSSATYKPDPATFQGPPGFLSFEWETECGHVRVRPYEVQFKVTDNPDVGPRLVNFETLLITVVGPSPKGLESSLQTGKSIRLKWDKYNCVNAESMQIWRRVGEFEIEADECNVGMPANSGYRLIDEIPMLDPDTQNPITEYLDNNDGKGLAPGAKYCYRLVATFPLPGGGESYVSEEVCDSIVIDAPAITNVDVLTTSETDGRILVRWAPPYQIDQILYPPDYKYDIFRAEGLNPSATKPYQLIASGITDTVFTDIGLNTFANAYHYFVRFYDAGGVLVDSSATASSVRLALRPLLKSIELNWAASVPWSNTVQDYPYHYIYRDQVVSTDLDQMVLIDSVDVTSEGFYYLDNGDFNGEVLDEDIEYCYAVTAQGSYFNPLLPEPLINRSQIGCGQPNDTIPPCSPPVVTIADQMDCASMLASQPCGSNNYTQSLSWTSDENPDCDDDISFYNVYFTPSGREEDYSIIATPSDTRFDHTDLTSLKGCYRISAVDRSGNESELTEEICNDNCPVYKLPNVFTPNNDGINDVFSPLYKKGLNIASFNDADCPRFVLQVDFRVFDRSGSELYVYNSFENPEGIYINWDGKNKWGQELPAGVYYYVAEVTVDVLNPKDTKWTLNGWLQILK